Within Epilithonimonas zeae, the genomic segment CAAAAATAATAAATAATTGTTGTGAACTTTAAAATAAAAAAGCAACATTAGAATTGTTGCCATTATTTTAATACTCAAAAATATTTTAAGATTTGATATTGTCGCCGTAAGGTTCTTTGAAAAGATGATTAGGCTTCAGATAAACCAAATTATTTTGGAAATCCAGAATGATATTGAATCTTTTCAAAACCTCGCCACCTAAGAAATTGGTTGCATAACCAGCAGGTTGGCTGTTACTGTTGATTTGTGCCGGAATATTTTCAAGAATGTACTTTCCAAAAATCAATTTATCGGCGGAAACAACACTTACGGGGATCTCTTGATTTTGCGAGTTATACATCACAGATTTTTTGATGAGTGGTAATTTATCAACAGGAACACCTGTTTTGTTCATCAGTTTATTGTCCAGCATTACAGATTTCTGATATCCGGTATCGAAAAGAAACCTGCTTTTGTATCTCTTGTTATCTACTTCTATATCGACATTGATACAAAAATGTTCCTTCATAATTTCCATCTCAAACTTTTCATAATCTTTGGGAATTTTTGGACTTTTTGTATGAACAGTCATTAGGTTGGTGTCATAATCTATCTCAACTATTTTTCCGTCAAAGATATCCCAGCCATACATTCCACCACAACAATCTCCAGTTGTTTCCAAAGGGTAAACCTGTTGATGATTCCATTCTAAATCTGATATTTTGAAATGATTATCACTAATATCTTTCATAGTGATTTTCTTTCCTTCAGGATTCAGGAATTGTTTGATTGCAGTTTTCTTAAGATAAAATCCAGTTGCTCCAGTATCAAAAAGAAGTTTCACACTATCTTTTTTATTAAGTATGGCTTCGGTTTGGATATTGTTGTCAACCGATAATACAAAAGGAATTGTAGTTTTTTTTGAAGGTTTTTCGTTAGAAAAATTTTTGGCTTCTAGGCTTTTGAATCGCGTATAACAAGAATCTTTGTCATTCAGTAAGACAATGAAATCAAATTCCTGTTTTGGTTTCAGGTTTATTTCCAAAGAATCAATATCTGTTACGATTTTGATGTTTCTTGATTTTGTGTTCTTGCCGCTTATGTAAGTATCTGGTTTTGCTTCTGAAACAAGATTCCATTCGGTAACCAATTCTTTATTTTCAACTATTTTGACCTGTTTCGTATTTGATTTTACAATGGGTAGTTTATTTTGAGAAAAACCTAAAGTAAAACTAAAAAACGAAATCAGGATAAAATGAGTTCTCATGGTTATTAGTTGTAATAGTTTTTTAAAGAATTTGAAATTGAGCTAAAGCTTAAAATCGCACAAATATAATCAAAGTCACCAAATGGTGATAATAAAAATTGTTAATATTGCAAAGATTTTAAAATCGATGATGGAAGAGAATACAAAACCGCGGGTAAAAAGTAAAGAAAAAAGTAAACAACAGTTTATGGATGCTGTTGGAACTATTTTAAAAACAAAAGGTTATAAATATCTTAAGGTTAATGAAATTGCTGCAACAGCAGGGCTTGACAAAAAATTAATTTATAATTATTTCGGTGGAACGGAACAGCTTTTAGATGAGTATATCAAAACACAGGACTTTTGGAGCAATGTAAAGGAAGAAGATTCGGCAGTAGAAATTACTGATGGCGGAAAAGAATTTGCAAAACAGATGATGTCCGAACAATTCGATTTTGTTTCTGCTAATAAAGAGTTGAAAAAGATTTTGCTTTGGCGCTTGTCTGAAGAACGAACATCACTTAGAAAATTGACAGAGGGACAGGAGGAAAATGGGGAAATCTTATTTAAACATATAACAGATCCATATTTCGAGGATAAAAGTGAAGATTTTCGTGCCGTAATGGCCATTTTGGTATCAGGTGCTTATTACTTAAATTTATACTCAGAAATGAACGGCAGCATTTTTTGCGGGATAGACTTGAAAACTGAAGATGGACGGGAGAAAATTAAAAAAGCTTTTAGTTTTCTGATTGATGAAACTTATGAAACCTTAAAATAAAAAACCAACAATTCTAAAATTGTGCTATAACAATAGATTCGCTACAAATTAACAGAGGGTTTTCTTAGCCATAAAAGATACCGGAAATAAAAAGAGGAGACCTTTTTGGGTCTCCTTTTCCGTATATCTAAAAGCCTATTGCTGGGTAGGTTGCTCCCCAGCAGAGCCTACTTCCTCTTGGGCTTTGAGACTAAATTAGTATTTTTTTGTCTTATGTAATTTAAATACGTATAATTTCTGGGCAATATTTCTTCATTTGAGTCCCAAAATTTAGCAGTAACATCAGGCTGAATAGGGATAAGATGTTCTAAAGACTGTAATTTTTCCCAAGGCGTTTTTCCATTCAAAGAAGAGTATGGTTTTTTCTTATTGTAAAACTCCTGCCATTCAATAGCTAAAGTATTTAAATTAAGATCTGGATCAGATAAATCCACTAGTGACCAGAATTCGGATTTGTCAGTCTGTTGGGTTCTTTCTACTTTACCATTTAAATGAGGGGATCTGGGCTTTATAGGTCTGTATTTGATAAAATGTTCATGCAGCTCATATTGGAAGGAGTAATTAAAAAATTCCGTACCCCAATCGGTTTGAATATGCTGTATAGGAAAATAGAATGTATCCAAAATTTCACCTAAAAAATGTATCGTACTTTCTGCTTTTTTATTAGGGTAAACTCTAATAACTTTCATTCTTGTGCAGTCATCAATAGCTGTAAATTGATAAGCCTTACTCCTGATTTTAGTAACATCCAGCTGAACTCTATCCCCTGGAACTTCTTTGCTGTATCTTTTGTAATCAGATTTTTTACGTCTTTTTACTACAGGATTAACTTTATTTGCTGTTGCTGTTTATTCATGGATAAAATTTTTAAACTTTACACCATAAATTTAAGTCATTTTTGTAGCGGATCTATTGATACTTTACAATTAAACATTCTCATATTAACACAAGTAATCCTGATAAAATAGTTTATCAGGATTATTTATTTATAAAAATTATTCTTTTGTCAAAACCTGCCAATCCTTATTTAGAAAACGTTTACTTTTTATATAATAAACTCCATTTTCTTGTTTGAGATAAAAATCGTTAATATCGTTTTCATCACATTTTCCAGTGGCCTTTAGAACTCCATTTTCTTCGGTAAGATAATAATCACCTTCACACCAATAATCCTGAGTTTGATCTGCACCAATACTTAAAACAGCAGATTCGTTTGATTTTAATGAAATCGAGTATAAAAGATCAATTTCTTTTTGATTATAATTACTGATAGCTTTGGTTGTTATTTGATATTCACCTTTCCAATCTTGGGTTTTGTTTTTTTCAACTGATGATTCTGTCGTTTTTTTTCCTGATTTAATATCAGACATTAAAATTTTTGCATAGGAAATAGCTCCAGAATCATTTTTTCTGATTTTAAGAATCATATTATCATTGCCATCCCAAAAAACGTTATCGGTTAAATAATTTTCTGACCAAATGGTAATAAAATGTATTAGCTTCTTATTCTTAATATCATAAAGTGAAACTTGAGAAGAAAGCCCATCTGCATTTTTAAAATTGAGTGCGTAATTTTTGCTTTTAGAAAAAAATGGGGTAGAGCTAATAGTTGTGTATTGATAATTTTGATTACTCAAAAGCAATGTTTTTTCACCTTCGTAAAGATTCAAATTGATAATATGACTATCAATCACATCAGAAAAGCCTGAATAAGAATAATTAACAAAAGTATCAGAATCTTTATCCTCAGAAGGAACAAATTTTACAGTTCCATAAGCTGTTTGTAATACGTTGTTCTTAAAAACATACTGTTTTGAATCCAAACTGTTTTGATAGGCTAGAGAATCTTTTGTATATTCTTCTTTAGAAATTAGTTTTAAATAGTTATCAAATTCATATTGCTCTTTGCCGACAAATGATTCTGTTTTTTCGAGATCAATTATTTTCTCTTTATTGTAATCAAAATTATAGTCCTTAATTGTTGTATTATGCAGATTATCAGATTCTTTTTTACAAGATAAGATGCAAAATATCAAAAGTAGTGCAATCAGATTTTTCATAGATAATTATTTATATTGCTAAATCAAAAGTTATATATTTTGTTTTTCCATTCACTCTTGTAGCTCTGGTATTGATTTTTTTATTTCCCGAAGGTTTGTAGCCAACGTGTACCCAATCTGGTTCATTTTTGCTGCCATATTCCCAGATTATCTGGTGGTAAGTTAGATTATCTTTTACATATTTGAAGATCTGTTTATTAGTAATACCATTGGTGCCTTGGATATCTAATGCTTGGCCAAAACGATGTTGCGATGTGCTGGAACCTCCTACTTTTTTATTGACAGCCTCACTCCTGAAAACGCTTGTAAGTTTAACATTGCCATTGAACTTGTCATAAATTTTATCATAAATATTGATACCAAGTTGTTTTAGATTTTCTTTTTCTGCAGCACTTGGTGTATTGTCTAAACCATTTTTCTTAGCTGTATCACTCTTTATCGCTTGTGCTAAACTTAGATGGACACTTAACATTCCTTCTTTGGGAGTTTCTGGTGTTTTTGCAGCAGGAGCAGCCTTAGCGGCTGAACATTTGAATTCTTTTGGTTTGTTGTTTTTTCCTTCTTTGACACTATTGTGATAACGTTCTAATATTTCGGATCTTTGAATTTTTTTATCATTTTTATGTTCTCCAGTACTTTTTGTATCCACACTTGCATTTTGTCTGTACTCTTCTGTACCGCTCTCATATAAAACAAAATCATCAGCTTTTCCGACACCTTTGGGTGCAAAAACATGTAAATAAATATCTTCTGGACTTTTTATTTTACTTTTACTGTCTTCAAAATATTTTTTAACATAATCTAATTGATTGACCTCGCCCATTTTTGCTAATTTCAACTTCAATTCGTGTAGTTTATCAAAACCAGTTCCGGATTTGAATTCTCCTATTGCCTGCAAAGCCGCTTGTGTAAACTGAATTAAACCTACAGCTCTGGAACTTTTGGAAATTATTTTCCCATTTTTATCTTTTTTGTACAACCAAAAATCATCTTTAGTAATTGAGTTTACATCCTGTAAAGACTTACCCATAATTTGATGAGCTTTAAAAGATCCTGCAGTTTCAACATTCATTACGGCCATTAGACCATTTGCCATCTGCATTTTTCTGTCTTCTCCCCAAAGCTCCAGGCATATTTGTACTACTTTTTTCCTGAATTCGCAGCTAACTGCTCCTCCCCAAACCAGATCTTTATATTGTTCTTGGCAGATACATTTACCTTTGGTGTCCTGTTTATTGTCTTTATCAACAACAGCTGGACTCTTCAATTTTTCAACCTCCATCAGACCATCAGAATCCACTCCGAATTTTTTAGATTCTCCGGAAATTTCTAAAGGAATTACTTCGATAAAATAATTTTGTTTTTCGTTATCAGAATCTCCCCAAACTCCGGACATTCCTTTTGAGAAAACATCATTGGTTAGAGTGAATCCACTTGTAACAATAGAATCGTAATCTACACGGATTTTTGCACTCCTGTAAACCTCGTCGTGTGAAGAGATTGAATCGTATTCCCACACAACATATTGGATGTGTTTACCTTTTAGATTCTGGGAATCAACTCTTACACGGATTTTGTCACCAATCTTAACCTTAGAGAGTTTTTTTTCATTAGCATCTACAAAATAAGCATCAACGATTTTTCCTTTTTTATCAGGTTGTTTTTGTGTTTT encodes:
- a CDS encoding aspartyl protease family protein gives rise to the protein MRTHFILISFFSFTLGFSQNKLPIVKSNTKQVKIVENKELVTEWNLVSEAKPDTYISGKNTKSRNIKIVTDIDSLEINLKPKQEFDFIVLLNDKDSCYTRFKSLEAKNFSNEKPSKKTTIPFVLSVDNNIQTEAILNKKDSVKLLFDTGATGFYLKKTAIKQFLNPEGKKITMKDISDNHFKISDLEWNHQQVYPLETTGDCCGGMYGWDIFDGKIVEIDYDTNLMTVHTKSPKIPKDYEKFEMEIMKEHFCINVDIEVDNKRYKSRFLFDTGYQKSVMLDNKLMNKTGVPVDKLPLIKKSVMYNSQNQEIPVSVVSADKLIFGKYILENIPAQINSNSQPAGYATNFLGGEVLKRFNIILDFQNNLVYLKPNHLFKEPYGDNIKS
- a CDS encoding TetR/AcrR family transcriptional regulator; the protein is MVIIKIVNIAKILKSMMEENTKPRVKSKEKSKQQFMDAVGTILKTKGYKYLKVNEIAATAGLDKKLIYNYFGGTEQLLDEYIKTQDFWSNVKEEDSAVEITDGGKEFAKQMMSEQFDFVSANKELKKILLWRLSEERTSLRKLTEGQEENGEILFKHITDPYFEDKSEDFRAVMAILVSGAYYLNLYSEMNGSIFCGIDLKTEDGREKIKKAFSFLIDETYETLK
- a CDS encoding DDE-type integrase/transposase/recombinase, which encodes MDVTKIRSKAYQFTAIDDCTRMKVIRVYPNKKAESTIHFLGEILDTFYFPIQHIQTDWGTEFFNYSFQYELHEHFIKYRPIKPRSPHLNGKVERTQQTDKSEFWSLVDLSDPDLNLNTLAIEWQEFYNKKKPYSSLNGKTPWEKLQSLEHLIPIQPDVTAKFWDSNEEILPRNYTYLNYIRQKNTNLVSKPKRK
- a CDS encoding D-Ala-D-Ala carboxypeptidase family metallohydrolase encodes the protein MAAIIGNQNPKVGETNFYEISIFSSLPFFNPSSKYEWYLFKKQKNGNWIDITKNGIPKTGNKVDYTFFEPVAGDLFEIRIFEVKQALPPSTQSTKTLYGKLEVKPTASKIGQIDKVVLFNRGKKDVNKANYRDTLVAQAFCTGLFGQEIEFQLWEDDAPGEGHNPEINKNNKIPKAYKAIVNEKGIAETKISLSADEKIMRQIANKYLMKGDQDEGANHEYYVTATHLGKGEKASQVNVNVANPDYKPKPKENTPKFPATSASKTQKQPDKKGKIVDAYFVDANEKKLSKVKIGDKIRVRVDSQNLKGKHIQYVVWEYDSISSHDEVYRSAKIRVDYDSIVTSGFTLTNDVFSKGMSGVWGDSDNEKQNYFIEVIPLEISGESKKFGVDSDGLMEVEKLKSPAVVDKDNKQDTKGKCICQEQYKDLVWGGAVSCEFRKKVVQICLELWGEDRKMQMANGLMAVMNVETAGSFKAHQIMGKSLQDVNSITKDDFWLYKKDKNGKIISKSSRAVGLIQFTQAALQAIGEFKSGTGFDKLHELKLKLAKMGEVNQLDYVKKYFEDSKSKIKSPEDIYLHVFAPKGVGKADDFVLYESGTEEYRQNASVDTKSTGEHKNDKKIQRSEILERYHNSVKEGKNNKPKEFKCSAAKAAPAAKTPETPKEGMLSVHLSLAQAIKSDTAKKNGLDNTPSAAEKENLKQLGINIYDKIYDKFNGNVKLTSVFRSEAVNKKVGGSSTSQHRFGQALDIQGTNGITNKQIFKYVKDNLTYHQIIWEYGSKNEPDWVHVGYKPSGNKKINTRATRVNGKTKYITFDLAI